The following proteins come from a genomic window of Bradyrhizobium paxllaeri:
- a CDS encoding permease has protein sequence MSSAAALTWFARHEIRLAWREWLAMIAGRRGKRKRAIIALIVFAAVMHLPAYAVIGRFADLEAPLDKPELIVITATIFLAWALMLSQAIESVTRVFYARADLDLLMSSPANLANVFSVRIAAIALSVIGMALLLSTPFVDVLVIGGGARWLAAFGVVIAIGLSAAAVAIAITVALFRLIGPSRTRLVAQIVAAIIGAGFVIALQVAAILSYGTLSRFAVLTSDAVSVYAPDLDSPLWWPARAAIGDGTVLSWLMAGGLLLLGAVMAIFSPRFADTVVRVAATARSVRRGPHATAFRGGSRQQALRTKEFLLLRRDPWLLSQSLMQLLYLVPPALMLWRSFSESSAAIVLITPVIVMAAGQLAGGLAWLTISGEDAADLVATAPLPPSRVIRAKIEVVLIAIGVIFAPLIAALAFASMTQAIVTAIGVIVATISAAAIQLWFRVQAKRSQFRRRQTSSRLATFAEAFCSIGWAATAALAVTIPIAAVISGALTVAILAATWKISPRRS, from the coding sequence GCGATCATCGCGCTGATCGTGTTTGCCGCCGTCATGCACCTTCCGGCCTACGCCGTGATCGGCCGCTTCGCCGATCTGGAGGCCCCGCTCGACAAGCCTGAGCTGATCGTCATCACCGCGACCATCTTCCTCGCCTGGGCGTTGATGCTGTCACAGGCGATCGAATCGGTGACGCGGGTGTTTTACGCCCGCGCCGATCTCGATCTTCTGATGTCGTCACCGGCGAACCTCGCCAACGTGTTCTCGGTACGGATCGCGGCAATCGCACTGTCGGTCATCGGCATGGCGCTGTTACTGTCGACGCCCTTTGTCGATGTTCTCGTGATCGGCGGCGGGGCGCGCTGGCTCGCGGCGTTCGGCGTCGTCATCGCCATCGGGCTTTCGGCCGCAGCCGTTGCGATCGCGATCACGGTCGCGCTGTTCAGGTTGATCGGGCCGAGCCGCACCCGCCTCGTCGCGCAGATCGTGGCCGCCATCATCGGCGCCGGCTTCGTCATCGCGCTCCAGGTCGCCGCCATCCTTTCCTATGGCACATTGTCCCGCTTCGCGGTGCTGACGTCAGATGCGGTTTCCGTCTATGCACCCGATCTCGACAGTCCGCTGTGGTGGCCGGCGCGCGCGGCGATCGGCGACGGCACGGTGCTGTCGTGGCTGATGGCCGGCGGGCTCCTGCTGCTCGGCGCCGTGATGGCGATTTTCTCGCCGCGATTTGCCGATACCGTTGTCCGCGTCGCCGCAACTGCGCGGTCTGTCCGTCGCGGCCCGCACGCGACGGCGTTTCGCGGCGGCTCGCGGCAACAGGCGCTGCGCACCAAGGAATTCTTGCTGCTGCGGCGCGACCCGTGGCTGCTGTCGCAAAGCCTGATGCAATTGCTGTATCTGGTGCCGCCGGCCCTGATGCTGTGGCGAAGTTTTTCGGAAAGCTCGGCCGCGATCGTGCTGATCACGCCCGTGATCGTGATGGCGGCGGGTCAGCTTGCCGGCGGCCTCGCCTGGCTGACGATCTCGGGCGAGGACGCCGCCGACCTGGTCGCGACCGCACCGCTGCCGCCCTCGCGCGTGATCCGCGCCAAGATTGAAGTGGTGCTGATCGCAATCGGCGTCATCTTCGCGCCGCTGATCGCAGCGCTTGCGTTTGCATCAATGACGCAGGCGATCGTCACTGCGATCGGCGTCATCGTCGCCACCATCTCCGCCGCCGCGATCCAGCTCTGGTTTCGCGTGCAAGCCAAACGCAGCCAGTTCCGCCGCCGCCAGACTTCGTCGCGGCTGGCGACCTTCGCGGAAGCCTTCTGCTCGATCGGCTGGGCCGCCACCGCGGCGCTTGCGGTTACGATCCCGATCGCCGCCGTGATCAGCGGCGCGCTCACCGTGGCGATCCTCGCGGCAACGTGGAAGATCAGTCCGCGGCGGAGCTGA
- a CDS encoding transcriptional regulator: MDTLIVSMEGHIFLSEDLLKHLGVQPGLQVTIEKLPGHRIAIKAFRPKGKTSDVFGFLSREDNPSLSVDEINEAAALGWASKRKR; the protein is encoded by the coding sequence ATGGACACGCTTATCGTTTCGATGGAAGGACACATTTTTCTTAGCGAAGACTTGCTGAAGCACCTTGGCGTTCAGCCCGGCCTGCAGGTCACTATAGAAAAACTTCCCGGTCATCGGATTGCAATCAAAGCCTTTCGACCCAAGGGAAAAACTTCAGACGTTTTTGGTTTCCTGAGCAGGGAGGATAATCCTTCCCTTTCAGTCGACGAAATCAACGAAGCAGCCGCTCTGGGTTGGGCCAGTAAACGCAAACGATAG
- a CDS encoding DEAD/DEAH box helicase, with the protein MRLPKRSPIERRNFRQSSGPNRGREGWEFRCSFTDDAGSQCFGVSNRVAYDGQMVYATEQRNTSAVGAVLGSSKWFDIDGEADSKWCPAEGQLVIALLKKIAAAGVTNPDLFIISPFRIVAQEMRRLMEQETALLSALEVDAYEWGNNRVGTIHTVQGREADTVFLLLGAPKASQGGARSWAAGTPNILNVAVSRAKQDLYVVGSHGAWSGLGHFRELARSLQTIRI; encoded by the coding sequence ATGCGTCTGCCCAAACGGTCTCCGATCGAGCGTCGCAATTTCAGGCAGAGTTCCGGTCCGAACAGGGGTCGCGAAGGGTGGGAATTCCGTTGCTCGTTCACCGACGATGCCGGGAGCCAATGTTTTGGCGTCTCCAACAGGGTCGCCTATGACGGCCAGATGGTTTACGCGACAGAGCAGCGGAACACGAGCGCTGTTGGAGCTGTTCTCGGATCGTCGAAATGGTTCGATATCGACGGCGAAGCCGATTCAAAATGGTGCCCCGCAGAAGGCCAGCTGGTCATCGCATTACTCAAGAAAATTGCTGCAGCCGGAGTCACCAATCCAGACTTGTTCATCATTAGCCCATTCCGAATCGTTGCCCAGGAGATGCGCCGACTCATGGAGCAGGAGACTGCATTGCTTTCTGCTCTAGAGGTCGATGCTTATGAATGGGGAAACAATCGAGTGGGTACAATTCACACTGTCCAAGGCCGGGAGGCAGACACCGTATTCTTGTTACTGGGCGCCCCCAAGGCGTCGCAAGGTGGAGCACGAAGCTGGGCCGCCGGTACGCCCAATATCCTCAATGTGGCGGTCTCGCGTGCCAAGCAGGACCTTTACGTCGTTGGGTCTCATGGTGCATGGTCAGGTTTGGGTCATTTCAGAGAATTGGCTAGGTCGCTGCAGACTATTCGCATTTGA
- a CDS encoding Bug family tripartite tricarboxylate transporter substrate binding protein: MAKRHVLLAIVFASFALVAPAPAEEFPNRPITWVVPFAPGGITDTTSRIVAEEMSKTLGQSVVIDNRGGAGGTVGIEQVARAKPDGYTMIYGTQATMAANVSLRKNLSYDPLTSFAPVHLVGESPNLFVAYAGAPYNSVPEFIAYAKQNPGKVSFSSAGVGTATHLVAELFKTIAGIEMLHVPYKGSAPALNDLIAGRVDVMFDYPVSVGPHVEAGKLKVLVTTAPERLRAFPNVPTMAELGMKEMTTQSWSGLMVPAGTPAPIVDRLAEAAHAALTSERVRSHFEKFGTRPMMLQKAEMIPFIEKEIKRWGDVIERAGLEKQ; the protein is encoded by the coding sequence ATGGCAAAGCGTCACGTCTTGCTTGCGATCGTCTTCGCATCCTTCGCTCTTGTCGCACCGGCCCCGGCCGAAGAATTTCCCAACCGTCCGATCACCTGGGTCGTGCCGTTCGCGCCGGGCGGCATCACCGACACGACGTCGCGCATCGTCGCCGAAGAAATGTCGAAGACGCTCGGACAGTCTGTCGTGATCGACAATCGCGGCGGGGCGGGCGGAACGGTCGGCATCGAGCAGGTGGCGCGCGCCAAGCCCGACGGTTACACGATGATCTATGGCACGCAGGCCACGATGGCGGCCAACGTCTCGCTGCGCAAGAACCTGTCCTACGATCCGCTGACGAGTTTTGCGCCGGTGCACCTGGTCGGAGAAAGCCCGAATCTCTTCGTCGCCTATGCCGGCGCGCCATATAATTCGGTGCCGGAGTTCATCGCCTATGCCAAACAAAATCCGGGCAAGGTGTCCTTCAGTTCGGCGGGTGTCGGCACTGCGACGCATCTGGTCGCCGAACTGTTCAAGACGATCGCCGGCATCGAGATGCTGCATGTGCCCTACAAGGGCAGCGCGCCGGCATTGAACGATCTGATCGCAGGACGCGTCGATGTGATGTTCGATTACCCGGTTTCCGTCGGCCCGCATGTTGAAGCCGGCAAGTTGAAGGTGCTGGTGACCACCGCGCCGGAACGCCTGCGTGCATTTCCGAACGTGCCAACGATGGCCGAACTAGGCATGAAGGAGATGACGACCCAGAGCTGGTCGGGCCTGATGGTGCCGGCGGGAACGCCCGCGCCCATCGTCGACCGGCTGGCGGAAGCCGCGCATGCGGCGCTGACGTCCGAACGCGTGCGCTCGCATTTCGAAAAATTCGGCACTCGCCCGATGATGCTGCAGAAGGCGGAGATGATCCCGTTCATCGAGAAGGAGATCAAGCGCTGGGGCGACGTGATCGAACGGGCAGGGCTGGAGAAGCAGTAG
- a CDS encoding amidohydrolase family protein — translation MASTAPAAKSGLFADPREDWLAQHTEEIIDPARPIVDPHHHLWDRGGLRYMIEEMAADIAPGHNVIATVYVDCRSMYRARGPEAFRPVGEVEFANGVAAMAASGGYGKAAICAGIVSHVNLLLGEGAKAVLEAEIAAGNGRFRGIRHSSAWDADPNVAGMYATRPQGLLLDTTFRKGFACLAPLGLSFDAWLFHPQIGELTDLARAFPDTKIVLDHCGGPAGIGRFAGRREEVFPGWKASIQEIARCPNVVVKLGGLAMCLLGYDFHLRPKPPSSEEAAAAWRPYIETCIEAFGPDRCMFESNFPPDKGQCSYQVIFNAFKRLAAQYSEAEKTALFSKTATGFYRLKLD, via the coding sequence ATGGCGAGCACTGCACCCGCCGCTAAAAGCGGGCTTTTTGCCGATCCGCGCGAAGACTGGCTGGCGCAGCACACCGAGGAGATTATTGATCCCGCCCGTCCGATCGTCGATCCGCATCACCATCTCTGGGATCGCGGCGGCCTGCGCTACATGATCGAGGAGATGGCCGCCGACATCGCCCCCGGCCACAACGTCATCGCAACCGTCTATGTCGATTGCCGCTCGATGTACCGCGCGCGCGGGCCCGAAGCGTTTCGCCCGGTCGGCGAGGTCGAATTCGCCAATGGCGTAGCTGCCATGGCGGCGAGCGGCGGCTACGGCAAGGCTGCGATCTGCGCCGGCATCGTCAGCCACGTCAATCTCCTGCTCGGCGAAGGCGCGAAAGCCGTGCTCGAAGCCGAGATCGCGGCCGGCAACGGCCGCTTCCGCGGCATCCGGCACTCTTCGGCCTGGGATGCCGATCCCAACGTGGCCGGGATGTATGCGACGCGGCCGCAGGGGCTGTTGCTCGATACCACCTTCCGCAAGGGCTTTGCCTGCCTTGCGCCGCTGGGCCTGAGCTTCGACGCCTGGCTGTTTCATCCGCAGATCGGCGAACTCACCGATCTCGCCCGCGCCTTTCCCGACACAAAAATCGTGCTGGATCATTGCGGCGGCCCGGCCGGCATCGGCCGCTTTGCCGGGCGGCGCGAGGAGGTCTTTCCGGGATGGAAAGCCTCGATCCAGGAAATCGCGCGATGCCCGAACGTGGTGGTCAAGCTCGGCGGGCTCGCGATGTGCCTGCTTGGGTATGATTTTCATCTGCGGCCGAAGCCGCCCTCATCCGAGGAAGCCGCCGCCGCGTGGCGGCCCTATATCGAAACCTGCATCGAGGCCTTTGGGCCCGATCGATGCATGTTCGAAAGCAACTTCCCGCCGGACAAAGGCCAGTGCAGCTATCAGGTGATCTTCAACGCCTTCAAGCGACTGGCCGCGCAGTACAGCGAAGCCGAAAAGACCGCGCTGTTCTCGAAGACGGCGACGGGCTTCTACAGGCTCAAGCTGGACTGA
- a CDS encoding alpha/beta fold hydrolase, with protein sequence MLTFAHSSAPELLHRQAAVSYGEIQPREFAVTENAPATRAPSSKRLEPLRQVDAGPLSIAYYEAGPADGPAVMLMHGFPYDIHSYIDVAPQLAAQGCRVIAPYVRGYGPTRFRDDATPRSGEQAAVGADMMALMDALGIRRAVFAGYDWGGRAACVGAALWPERCIGLVSVNSYLIQDIANAMVPMRPEREVALWYQYYFQLERGRAGLAANRREIAKILWAQWSPNWKFDDACFERTAVAHDNPDYVDIVIHSYRHRFGQADGDPQYADIQRRLAALPVITVPSITLDGAGDGVIAATDGTASAPKFSGRREHRVLAGIGHNLPQEAPEDFAAAVMKLIRA encoded by the coding sequence ATGCTGACATTCGCGCACAGCTCTGCACCGGAATTGCTTCATCGGCAGGCAGCCGTGTCATATGGTGAAATTCAACCCAGGGAGTTCGCCGTGACCGAAAACGCCCCCGCTACGCGCGCTCCATCGTCGAAACGGCTCGAACCGTTGCGGCAGGTCGATGCCGGTCCGCTGAGCATCGCGTATTACGAAGCGGGTCCCGCCGATGGACCGGCCGTGATGCTGATGCACGGCTTTCCCTACGACATTCATTCCTATATCGACGTCGCGCCGCAACTGGCCGCGCAAGGCTGCCGCGTCATCGCTCCCTATGTGCGCGGCTACGGTCCCACCCGGTTTCGCGATGACGCGACGCCGCGCTCGGGCGAGCAGGCGGCGGTCGGCGCCGATATGATGGCGCTGATGGACGCGCTCGGCATCCGCCGCGCGGTGTTCGCGGGCTATGATTGGGGTGGCCGCGCGGCCTGCGTCGGCGCGGCGCTGTGGCCGGAGCGCTGCATCGGGCTCGTCAGCGTGAACTCCTATCTGATCCAGGATATCGCCAATGCCATGGTGCCGATGCGTCCCGAACGCGAGGTGGCGCTCTGGTATCAGTATTACTTCCAGCTCGAGCGCGGCCGCGCCGGGCTTGCCGCCAACCGGCGCGAGATCGCGAAGATCCTGTGGGCGCAATGGTCGCCGAACTGGAAGTTCGATGATGCCTGTTTCGAGCGCACGGCGGTGGCCCACGACAACCCTGACTATGTCGATATCGTGATCCACAGCTACCGTCACCGCTTCGGTCAGGCCGACGGCGATCCGCAATATGCCGACATCCAGCGCAGGCTGGCTGCGTTGCCTGTTATCACGGTGCCATCGATCACGCTCGACGGCGCGGGCGATGGCGTCATTGCCGCTACCGACGGCACGGCCAGCGCACCGAAATTCTCCGGCCGCCGCGAACATCGCGTACTCGCGGGCATCGGGCACAATCTGCCGCAGGAAGCGCCGGAGGATTTTGCGGCGGCGGTGATGAAGCTGATCCGCGCCTAG
- a CDS encoding MBL fold metallo-hydrolase produces the protein MLRSSAVALALLGSLIVPAAAQQQPLRSECLAMANAPPRATPVSLHRTAAKAEEVAITYVGHSTYYIDTPGGVRIGTDFNGAYRTGRLPDVVTMNRAHSTHYTLFPDPKIPHVLHGWGENGQAAHVSTRVGDVYIRNVPTDIRRYYGEGSGAMLKDGNSIFIFEVAGLCIGHLGHLHHKLDETHFAAIGRLDIVMVPIDGTYTMSLDGVSDITRRLRSSIVLPMHRFATPLDEFMRLIGQQFTIDQRSERTLKISRETLPGTPTVIILEGV, from the coding sequence ATGTTGCGATCCTCTGCCGTTGCCCTCGCCCTCCTCGGTTCGCTGATCGTCCCGGCGGCCGCCCAACAACAGCCGCTGCGCAGCGAGTGCCTGGCGATGGCAAACGCGCCGCCGCGCGCGACCCCGGTCAGCCTGCACCGCACCGCCGCCAAGGCCGAAGAGGTCGCGATCACCTATGTCGGGCATTCCACCTATTATATCGACACGCCCGGCGGCGTGCGGATCGGAACCGACTTCAACGGCGCCTACCGGACCGGCCGGCTGCCCGATGTCGTCACCATGAATCGCGCGCACTCGACGCACTACACGTTGTTTCCCGATCCGAAGATTCCGCATGTCCTGCACGGCTGGGGCGAGAACGGACAGGCGGCGCATGTCTCGACGCGCGTCGGCGACGTCTATATCCGCAACGTGCCGACCGACATCCGCCGCTATTATGGCGAGGGCTCCGGCGCAATGCTCAAGGACGGCAACTCGATCTTCATCTTCGAGGTCGCCGGCCTGTGCATCGGCCATCTCGGGCATCTCCACCACAAGCTCGACGAGACGCATTTCGCGGCGATCGGCCGGCTCGATATCGTGATGGTGCCGATCGACGGCACCTATACGATGTCGCTCGACGGCGTCTCCGACATCACCCGGCGCCTGCGCTCCTCGATCGTGCTGCCGATGCACCGCTTCGCCACCCCGCTCGACGAGTTCATGCGTCTGATCGGCCAGCAATTCACGATCGATCAGCGGAGCGAGCGAACGCTGAAGATTTCGCGGGAAACGCTGCCGGGCACGCCGACGGTGATTATTCTGGAAGGGGTGTGA